One Plasmodium cynomolgi strain B DNA, chromosome 2, whole genome shotgun sequence genomic window carries:
- a CDS encoding hypothetical protein (putative) encodes MAKRKYMSKVDGKINVGEKHQAKIPELVVTDENGKDVVNTEMEEQVDAIVNDVRTNKRARVEDEIGSNAGEGAATSGEQLESEIADAIVGSNPNNVDNSNAVASNEGAGADANEVNAANAANATNDTNDTNAANHENHENDATQDTNAEETTANDVADTANTLNEDNQDDAGASNIAEASAGGNSNGDDVATPDDNADSAVTEEQNNDTNGSANEAATENVNEEAAPQENAE; translated from the coding sequence ATGGCTAAGCGAAAGTACATGTCCAAAGTTGACGGAAAAATCAACGTGGGAGAAAAACACCAAGCTAAGATTCCCGAGCTGGTGGTGACTGACGAAAATGGCAAGGACGTGGTGAACACAGAAATGGAGGAACAAGTAGATGCCATCGTAAATGATGTTCGAACGAATAAGAGAGCCCGTGTGGAGGATGAAATAGGTTCTAATGCTGGAGAAGGAGCAGCAACTTCGGGTGAACAGTTAGAATCCGAAATTGCGGATGCAATAGTTGGGTCGAATCCAAATAACGTTGACAACAGTAATGCAGTCGCCTCGAATGAAGGAGCCGGCGCCGATGCGAACGAGGTGAACGCCGCGAACGCCGCAAACGCCACGAACGACACGAATGACACGAACGCCGCCAACCACGAGAACCACGAGAACGACGCAACGCAAGACACGAACGCAGAAGAAACGACAGCAAACGACGTGGCAGATACTGCTAACACGCTAAATGAAGATAACCAAGACGACGCTGGAGCTAGCAATATTGCAGAGGCCTCTGCTGGCGGAAACTCCAACGGGGATGATGTAGCGACACCTGATGATAATGCAGATTCGGCTGTCACGGAGGAACAAAACAACGACACGAATGGAAGTGCGAACGAGGCTGCGACTGAAAACGTTAATGAGGAGGCTGCGCCGCAGGAAAACGCAGAATGA
- a CDS encoding hypothetical protein (putative), whose protein sequence is MLIEKYDEKPKFEIGFSPFYFISYPLYNIQCRSILYKYLNHYDKNVTYSPLVNINNLNIKTYVICIFNSLHQIYHDEGISGLYKGLIPMLAHIISKKSIYYLLEKIHFVIRSRKSREQRRGPYNSGKASRSYEHRFADDGNGGDDREDDREDDGEDDHENASNFIGDEINFQVVRQMDMVRDDDDSYLSCVLSYPLLNISTKLIVFQNNSVSLMNNLKAIVHLTYLYDGVNGFFKGLNSYLFIQSMEKILNCFLYRAFSDSCSYEKVLTIKVVLSTCLNTIMAPYIQYSILNRSQSLVPGLCKDTTFNNFFCNFHWKSHLSNVSVGLAVAGIQLIIIALLPKDNPKSDEVVDQEKDEYF, encoded by the exons atgctaATTGAGAAAT ATGACGAGAAGCCAAAGTTTGAGATaggattttctcctttctattttatttcttatcctttatataat ATTCAGTGCAGAAGCATCCTCTACAAATACTTAAATCATTATGATAAGAACGTCACGTATAGCCCTCTGGTCAACATCAAcaatttaaacataaaaacttACGTTATATGCATTTTCAACAGCTTGCACCAg ATTTACCACGATGAAGGAATAAGCGGATTATACAAGGGGTTAATACCCATGCTGGCTCACATCATATCGAA GAAGTCCATTTATTACCTACTCGAAAAGATACATTTTGTCATTCGGAGCAGAAAGA GCAGAGAACAGCGGAGGGGCCCATACAACAGCGGGAAGGCGTCCCGCAGCTACGAACACAGATTCGCGGACGATGGGAATGGTGGAGACGATCGCGAGGATGACCGCGAGGATGATGGTGAAGACGACCACGAAAACGCGAGCAACTTCATCGGGGACGAGATAAACTTTCAAGTTGTGCGTCAGATGGACATGGTCAGGGATGATGACGACTCc TACCTCAGCTGCGTCCTGTCCTACCCCCTCCTGAACATATCGACCAAATTGATCGTCTTCCAAAACAATTCTGTGTCCCTCATGAACA ACCTAAAAGCCATCGTCCACCTGACCTACCTGTACGACGGAGTCAACGGATTCTTCAAGGGACTAAACAGCTACCTGTTCATACAGTCCATGGAAAAGATACTTAACTGCTTTTTGTACCGAGCCTTTTCTGACAGCTGCTCGTATGAGAAGGTTCTCACCATTAAGGTGGTCCTATCAA CATGCCTGAACACCATCATGGCGCCGTACATTCAGTACTCCATCCTTAACAGGTCCCAATCGCTCGTGCCG GGCCTTTGCAAAGACACAAcctttaacaattttttttgcaatttccATTGGAAG agcCACCTGTCAAATGTGTCGGTCGGATTAGCCGTTGCTGGGATTCAGCTCATC ATCATCGCGCTGCTCCCGAAGGACAACCCCAAGAGCGACGAAGTTGTGGACCAGGAAAAGGACGAGTACTTCTGA
- a CDS encoding mitochondrial carrier protein (putative): MLQTLYGSIIASTLSRVLLYPIDTVKINKQVDTSNTQVRGTAKPTIHAGTTNSLKTGGTYFFLPAFIHQFGYRGLYSGFVFSAMTTIPATSLYFCCFEYLKWIKIKWNQTSRDEKTGSGQTTNSLSFLNYFTIAFLAEAMSCVLFVPIDVIKERLQAQRYLQLKEYRTSYHLVKDLVCKEGFFRLYRGYVSTCLTYGVFGGSFFFLQNGIKKLWSEGSGRIFNLFKGNLYRCSLVCLSMTMNVTIIDLYKQFA, encoded by the exons ATGCTGCAGACCCTGTACGGGTCGATCATCGCCTCGACCCTGAGCAGAGTTCTGCTTTACCCAATTGACACGGTGAAGATAAATAAACAAGTGGACACGAGCAACACCCAAGTGCGGGGTACTGCCAAGCCCACCATCCACGCAGGCACCACAAATTCCCTGAAAACAGGTGGCACCTACTTTTTCCTCCCTGCGTTTATCCACCAGTTTGGATACAGGGGACTCTACAGTGGTTTTGT CTTCTCCGCCATGACGACCATCCCCGCGACGAGCCTCTACTTCTGCTGCTTCGAGTACCTCAAGTggatcaaaataaaatggaatcaAACATCGCGGGACGAGAAAACGGGGTCTGGACAAACGACCAACTCGTTGAGTTTTCTGAATTACTTCACCATAG CCTTCCTGGCCGAGGCCATGTCCTGCGTCCTGTTCGTCCCCATTGATGTAATTAAGGAGAGGCTGCAG GCGCAACGGTATTTGCAACTGAAGGAGTACAGGACGTCCTACCACCTGGTGAAGGATTTAGTTTGCAAGGAGGGCTTCTTTAGG CTATACAGAGGCTACGTCTCCACCTGCTTAACCTACGGCGTGTTTGGAGGTTCATTCTTCTTTCTccaaaat GGAATTAAAAAGCTGTGGAGCGAAGGCAGTGGGAGGATTTTTAACCTCTTTAAAGGAAACCTCTACCGGTGCTCCCTGGTGTGCCTCAGCATGACCATGAACGTTACCATTATAGACCTATACAAGCAGTTCGCGTGA
- a CDS encoding hypothetical protein (putative), with protein MLLSRVRRCYRYVRTIAKCSTRNGNPSSNSLFALCCSSLHSEASRHGKGTRPYFDYDQDCKLLRRLQKGELDVDEWGHVDDHRDVLKIKKKYLKLLRLYHPDTYVSEKNEQRKKRKEEIFLHVYRHYKSFTQQYDHLYKSDINDESVYETEQERGERLERYRRYSEGMRNDVSHFHKNVEIYILVTILVTFGGVLLVCVYLPFDVNTFREELCDGADSGESAQVIPCFYNPVMKRYEYLPSGYAPPHPHQLYYFYKNNFPELFVDDDLLKLSRFEVVQLPKNRAKKCRLVYDIKKNELIFLKKTKQER; from the exons atgttgctaTCACGGGTCAGGCGATGCTACAGGTACGTGAGGACGATCGCCAAGTGCTCAACTCGCAATGGCAATCCAAGTAGCAACTCCCTCTTTGCTTTGTGTTGTAGTAGTCTCCATAGCGAAGCCTCGAGGCATGGGAAGGGGACAAGACCCTACTTCGATTATGACCAGGACTGCAAGTTACTGAGGAGGCTGCAGAAGGGAGAACTGGATGTGGACGAGTGGGGCCACGTGGACGATCACAGGGACGTTTTGAAGATTAAAAAG AAGTACCTCAAACTGCTCCGACTGTACCACCCGGACACATACGTAAGCGAGAAGAACGaacagaggaagaagcggaaggaaGAAATCTTTTTGCACGTTTATAGGCACTACAAAAGCTTCACCCAACAGTATGACCACCTGTACAAGTCAGACATCAATGATGAATCTGTGTACGAAACTGAACAGGAGAGAG GTGAAAGACTGGAGCGGTACAGACGCTACTCTGAGGGGATGAGGAATGACGTGTCTCACTTCCACAAGAACGTCGAAATTTATATCCTAGTTACCATTTTAGTGACCTTTGGGGGGGTCCTCCTGGTGTGCGTCTACCTACCCTTTGACGTGAACACCTTCAGGGAAGA GCTATGCGACGGCGCGGACAGCGGAGAAAGCGCCCAGGTGATCCCCTGCTTTTACAACCCCGTCATGAAGCGGTACGAGTACCTCCCTAGCGGATATGCCCCCCCGCACCCACACCAGTTGTACTAC ttttacaaaaataacttCCCAGAACTGTTCGTGGACGATGACCTCCTAAAGCTGAGCCGCTTCGAAGTGGTCCAG TTGCCAAAAAATCGAGCAAAGAAATGCAGGCTAGTTTATGacataaagaaaaacgaactaatttttttaaaaaaaacaaaacaggaaAGATga
- a CDS encoding hypothetical protein (putative), with product MQIIRVLLFSLLIAASSPTSSSKSPHSSNPQKEKPTGKNDNGSQAATLAEESKHSSDDQRGEKKNKKEGGKLKRVAHGGGEEGEDSLGQSVELDDGRKGPPQEGTDRGGGVSRSSSRSSSSNGSDERGSESKRENGSNGGSVFESLLSFLNGGNFGDYNKVKQTPFHSEEGNSKDETSHEEKLTSQFWNILKSSEMNHTVGGKISTGRMDKAKQCSYSYAPFDQMAKKKAILDRSLEEDNVGESASVKGEQQPLGDGHQGENPQEGEEAEKVDETDHLGEHPGDHFGDHLGDHFGDHSGDHFGDHSGDHFGDHSGDHFGDHPGDLLGDHLGEEGEGEGTRDFFNFEKEFMKREEEEGGGGSGGGTAEQVGERETNVTSHSRGNAKGKAGDGTPGRRKGKKKGSSHKEQKKKKKNSVAQAGVEATGGAKGDDGARAGEGDHEYPLGSAPSGETEDTEEAGETEKTDETDETDETDALLINKPEAIKYFFEVLTEVCAIIKLGVIHRFTHVVIPLKNIIVSKTLRQIEVILMTMLSVHRLGSHKYRDTYGLGIIALLLYLLTYLIRRYIYKGEKKGRDQHSAIKADDVYVVNLLRRLLYLVETKKTVANSDEGVMHDVLYNTETLLATTNITNKENKQIYTDIIASINNLGIFTYVSTQALKSINQKSDLLISGFTGGRAMRAGEGEEEGMLDMHMNMDLDMDMDMNPLDVDALDGSALGGSALGGSALGGSALGGSALGVSLGGMGAALGKRGFPNGMGMGLPNSIGAALRSGMDAPVPPGAGGHIVDDLYDVNNMQNNFGDGPLYGENSVRNKMRYSMMQQHSDKFEEGDLLDYKKGSANYDFAADGHGANSGGNFRYKGVDGGANGEYPKQGGGDFLKEDMNSRSSFSHVSKPSNHMNGDEIPPQKKDDLANHVAGPQAAFFDDPPSGAAAPPKKDSLQNFAPPPLSYMPPTHQVLESASSRNQKYLTQRKERQKIVATKSPFN from the exons atgcaaattatTCGCGTCCTTCTGTTCAGTCTCCTCATAGCAGCGTCGTCGCCCACGAGCAGCAGCAAGAGCCCCCATAGCAGCAACCCCCAGAAGGAGAAGCCAACCGGAAAAAACGATAATGGCAGCCAGGCGGCCACCCTTGCGGAGGAAAGCAAGCATAGTAGTGACGACCAGcgaggcgaaaaaaaaaacaaaaaagaaggaggaaaattaaaaagagtggcccatggaggaggagaagaaggggaagactCGCTAGGTCAATCGGTCGAGTTAGACGATGGTAGAAAGGGGCCCCCCCAAGAAGGGACTGACAGAGGCGGCGGCGtaagcaggagcagcagcaggagcagtAGCAGCAACGGCAGCGATGAACGTGGAAGCGAAAGCAAGCGGGAGAACGGCTCGAATGGAGGAAGCGTCTTCGAAAGCTTGCTAAGTTTTTTAAACGGAGGTAACTTCGGTGACTACAATAAGGTAAAGCAGACGCCCTTCCATTCGGAAGAAGGAAACTCGAAGGATGAAACATCACATGAGGAGAAACTGACTAGCCAATTTTGGAACATTCTAAAAAGTAGCGAAATGAATCACACAGTTGGAGGTAAAATATCAACAGGAAGGATGGACAAAGCGAAGCAGTGTAGCTACAGCTATGCACCATTTGATCAAATGGCGAAGAAGAAAGCGATACTGGATAGGTCTTTGGAGGAGGACAATGTTGGGGAGAGTGCCTCCGTGAAGGGAGAACAACAGCCATTGGGGGATGGTCATCAGGGCGAGAACCcacaagaaggggaagaggcgGAAAAGGTTGATGAAACGGACCATTTGGGAGAGCACCCTGGGGACCACTTTGGAGATCACCTTGGGGACCACTTTGGAGATCACTCAGGGGACCACTTTGGAGATCACTCAGGGGACCACTTTGGAGATCACTCAGGGGACCACTTTGGAGATCACCCTGGAGACCTTTTGGGAGACCACCTTGGGGAGGAGGGCGAAGGTGAGGGCACGCGCGACTTCTTCAACTTTGAGAAGGAATTcatgaaaagggaagaggaggagggaggAGGTGGAAGCGGAGGTGGAACTGCGGAGCAGGTTGGGGAGAGGGAAACCAACGTGACAAGTCACAGCCGAGGTAATGCGAAGGGAAAGGCAGGCGATGGCACCCCGGGGAGGAGGAAAGGCAAGAAAAAGGGCTCAAGCCATAAGgagcagaaaaagaagaagaagaactcGGTAGCCCAGGCCGGTGTGGAGGCGACGGGTGGTGCTAAGGGCGATGATGGTGCTAGGGCCGGTGAGGGTGATCATGAATACCCGCTGGGGAGCGCCCCCTCGGGCGAGACGGAGGATACAGAGGAAGCGGGTGAGACGGAGAAAACGGACGAAACGGACGAAACGGACGAGACGGATGCGCTGCTCATAAACAAGCCGGAAgcaataaaatatttcttcgAGGTGCTGACGGAGGTATGCGCGATTATCAAGCTGGGGGTGATCCACCGGTTCACCCACGTTGTGATTCccctaaaaaatataatcgtGTCGAAGACGCTGCGTCAAATTGAAGTGATCCTAATGACTATGTTATCAGTGCACAGACTGGGCAGTCACAAGTACCGAGACACGTACGGACTTGGCATCATCGCGCTTCTGCTCTATCTGTTGACCTACCTCATCAGAAGGTACATAtacaagggggaaaaaaaagggagagatcAACATTCCGCGATTAAGGCAGACGATGTGTATGTAGTGAACCTATTGAGAAGACTCTTATACTTGgtggagacaaaaaaaacagtggCCAACTCGGACGAAGGGGTTATGCATGACGTCCTTTACAACACAGAGACCTTACTAGCCACCACCAATATAACGAACAAGGAGAATAAACAGATCTACACAGATATCATAGCCAGCATTAATAACCTTGGTATATTTACGTACGTTTCAACTCAGGCTTTAAAGAGCATTAATCAGAAATCTGATTTGCTCATTAGTGGATTCACTGGAGGAAGGGCTATGAGAGCAggagagggggaggaggagggcaTGCTGGATATGCATATGAACATGGATCTTGATATGGACATGGATATGAATCCCTTAGATGTGGATGCTTTGGATGGCAGCGCGTTGGGTGGAAGTGCCTTAGGTGGAAGTGCCCTGGGTGGGAGTGCCCTGGGTGGAAGTGCACTAGGAGTTAGTTTAGGAGGCATGGGGGCTGCCTTAGGAAAAAGGGGCTTTCCCAACGGTATGGGGATGGGCCTACCGAACAGTATAGGAGCTGCCTTACGAAGTGGCATGGATGCTCCTGTCCCGCCCGGAGCAGGGGGGCACATAGTAGACGATCTGTACGATGTGAATAAcatgcaaaataattttggagACGGCCCCTTGTATGGAGAGAACAGCGTGAGGAATAAGATGCGGTACAGCATGATGCAGCAACACAGTGATAAATTCGAGGAGGGAGACCTCCTGGACTACAAGAAGGGCAGTGCCAACTACGACTTTGCTGCCGACGGTCATGGTGCAAACAGTGGAGGTAACTTCCGATACAAGGGAGTGGACGGTGGGGCGAACGGG GAGTACCCAAAACAGGGGGGAGGTGATTTTCTTAAGGAGGACATGAACAGCAGAAGCAGCTTTTCCCATGTGTCCAAGCCTTCAAATCACATGAACGGAGACGAG ATCCCCCCGCAGAAAAAGGACGACTTGGCGAACCACGTGGCTGGCCCGCAGGCGGCCTTCTTTGATGACCCCCCAAGTGGGGCCGCCGCCCCGCCAAAGAAGGACTCCCTCCAGAATTTCGCTCCAC CCCCCCTCTCGTACATGCCACCAACTCACCAAGTACTGGAAAGCGCGTCCAGCCGCAACCAGAAGTACCTAACACAGAGGAA ggagaggcaaaaaatcGTTGCAACGAAGTCTCCCTTTAATTAA